The genomic region agttataatcaataggtcttaaTTATAGTTCACCACTGGTTGAGTTATAGGtgtagctcaagcaaatatcccattggttcgatttattcacataactcgaaacaaatatccttgtTACTTTGTTTTCGTTCACAAATAAAAATCTCAACAAACAGTCTCAAAGACTGTTACTTTTGATCAGATTCATTCAAGAATCGATATTCAGACAGTACCAGCAGCTGTTCAGTTTCGTTGGTTTCTTATTCACCCATATGAGTTCCTTTCTTTTGAATCCAACTCGTATCAGGAAGCTCTtttattcgaacacctaatcgcgtccgcctcgataacggcctctactaatgatcagggaagttatttatacttgatatgttgtcaattgtaaTGCATGCTATGCAACAAACATGTTTTGAACCTAGCATGTGAATATATACTATGTGGGTTGACAagcaatttagcactcaattggggGTCAAAATTGGGATTTAGGTTGATTGCATGTGAATGTGCAAGATAAATAAATCATATAAGATCAacctgaaataaataaacaaatacaataaataaataacaactgATTACAATCAATTaaattgaatttacgtcataaattcGCTCAAAAAggatttgaaaagaaaataaaataaaataaaaagaaatatgaaaatatgtcaaaCTAAGAGTGATAATATAAATAATAGTTGATTGGAAACCTAAATAGAAGCCTACATCAaaacgagaaagagttcagaggcaaAAACCATCCCAGAACAGGCGCTACAATgggtgcgtcctctggaagaggcgcaacaactgTTGCGGTTGTTCTAGAGTTTGGTTCTGACTATGAAAGTCAAACCCGCGGGttagttattgttcgttggttaaATTATGTCGATTATTTATATACGACTCGAATAGAAGTGATTAAGTCAGATTATGCATACTAATATCGTCACAAGTaagattaaaacgaattaaaatgaattatacAACGGTTTAAACAATTTACAAAGTCGGATTTACAAAGATCGAAAGTTTGAATGAAACTGAAGAAAGTGAAGATTTAAATTAACACTGGAAAACAGACTAAAACCATCTACAAAGACGAATTCAAACGACTCGATATGGAGAAATCGAATCCtttaaatccgggtttgaataaatAATGAAAACGCGCAAATATTGATaataagggatttatgtcgaaaaaAGATTTCATAAGATTAagtaaaaactaatttgaaaaagGGGGAAAAACGAAGAAAGgaaaaaataaaagatgaaaggaaCAAAATCTCGAGGAAGAATAAGAAGTGCAGCAACTGAAGGCAGATGTTGTggcctttccagaaggcgcatcagttcaTGCGATTCTTCCCCTCGTCGTTTCTCTGCTGTTTCCGTCAAAGAGTTTTAAAAAGTGATTTTAAAAGATGATTTGAGCAtacttatgacataaattcttacaaaaattataatacagaaataaaacaagattaaagTAGGATTTTAGACCCTCAGacaatttgtttttattttattttttcatgTTTTGTGGTTAGGCAGACAATTCGTTTGCTAAGAAACAACTCATATaaactttattttttattttaaagagGATCGACTTCATATCTGCTCTATTTATCATGAAGATTGCACAGATTTCAAAAACATAAGCTATTCAAACTTATCTGGATTTTTTATGTGCTATCATTAATTGATAATTatttataaaccctaatttcattaaatcaaaataatTTAATCTCCCTAAGTTGGTACGGAGTGTAACATATTtaataaagtaaataaattagAATGATTACTTGATCAACATGAGAATTAGCGTCCATGCTTTAGTAATTAATTGACGGATTTGGTTAACTTTGTGAGGAAGAGAATTAGAGagtgtttgattttatttttttttttttattttttttttttgggggggggggggggggggggagagcaAGGTATGAAAAAATAATGGCAAAAAGTCAAGAAAAAGAGTAATGTTTGTCCATGAGAAAGCAACTAAGTAAATCTTCTATTATTGAAAATTTAGAAGCCATGGAATATTGAATGAAAATGTTCGTAAATTTATTGTTTATCTCCAATGTGAGTATAAAAAAGATTAAAAGCGATGGAGTAATAGAAAATGAAGGAAGTTGATAGACGTACATGGAGAAAGCAAATAATTACAATGATAAAATACATTGTTTTAGGGTTGCATAGTGCATTATGGAGATTTAAACCTCAATATTTTCATAATGAATGAATTTTTTTGGGTGCTGATTTttgcagtacacattttactcatatTGGTACACtattgacaattatacccctCTCACTTCTCTTCTCATTTTttctctctaacttctctctaatCTATTCTCTCTAATTTTACTTACCCATTCTACTTTAATTTCACCCTCTCATTGTACTACATTGATAAATTATTTTGACAAACACAAACAATTATGTATTAGTTGATAAATTATGTAGTTTGTTGAAAAAATATTTTTACATGTATGATAATCATAAATATACTACGGTACAAcattaaaaaaaaggaaaaaaatcaaaCCAATTAAGCAATGATTCGTACTACTAGTGTAcattgaaaaaaagaaaaattatgtTCATTATTATGTCACCAAATCAAGACGTCATGAAATCAAGAGATGTTTGTAGTGCATTTTGATGATGCAGCACTTCAGCCCAAGGAACAAACCATGCGACAATAAGTCAATAATTCGAAGATCTCCCGTACGCCACCCCTCTCTAGCGGCGACCGCCTCTATCGTCAGCTACTGTCCATTCGATCAATCAATAACTGTCACTGTCCCCACCAATTAACCTTAATTTGATTTTAAcataaaccctaaattaattaacaaaagaTGCAAAAATTGTAAAAAGGAATCAATCTAATTAGTAATAAAGTATAGCAACCCGTGCTACAACACGGTAATTTTATAAAGGTTAATTCTAGAGATTTAgtgtattaatattattttaataaattgaatatgaatttaatttaatgtaaatgTACTTTTATATATAAAACGTAACCATAAGAAATAGTCCATATATGGAGACATAGTAATTGACGGCAATATTATTATTCGTAATTGTGTAGAATATTGTAGTAGAAATATTCCATATATGGGTTGACTAAAATATTTTGAATACAATATATTAGAAGGGAATATTCTAAAAGAAAATATTCGGTATGAGGGGAAAAATGAGCGGGAAACTTGAGCTGGAATAACACAGATGTGTTATTCTTTTAGTCTATAGGGGATGAATTAAATGTATGTTCGATACTTAAACTAtcatctatctatatatatatatatatatatatatatatatatatatatatatatatatatatatatatatatataaaagagagttttttcgagggattctagagcgtccacatcatcaaaaattaatttaggaaagtttcataaataatattttccacataaaaaataaagtagagaatattttaattattataatatctatatttcctattttatattcatgagaagtttctaatttttatataaaaactttgacattttatctggcaaaaaaatgttgttataaaaattatgaaaataatataattagattcgtggtaaaaaatgctttcattagagtatagatttcatatgatttgcacatacgagtattaaagatggtgtacttcttttaatatgttatatgtcccacattgaaaaacaatgttagtgtggtgattataatacgtataaattatataattgtcccacatcgaaagattaacataaggtgggtgatcctatgattataaataggagtcatcattataacctatataccaaccaaaaaccttttgagtctcttaagtattgttttggagatctcttaagagtttatatcattatcttcacagtatgatatatacatattttttctatattatgtattatattcaagtgatgtttataatctttatataaaaacttatacatctcatttgccaaaaaaatattataaaaaaaacgtgcgaatattaataaatagtacttcctccattcaagacaaaatacaacattttcatttacacacttgccaagacacaaattacaacataaatatctttaagtttacattataaaaaatttaaagtttgatattctcattgtactttataggtgaatcaaataagatcccacatgaccatattttatcttacatattgcaaggaatcgtaaagattatattcgttcatgaatagtgtaaaaaaaggaatgttgtatttggtcttgaatcgagggagtatagtatttgctcattattattaacctgggttagatgtcgaattatgtgcgaaaaagatggtgtatttctatgtatgttatttgtcccacattgaaaaatatgttggtgtggtgaatatattacgtataaataatagaattgtcccacatcgaaagtttagcataaggtgggtgatcatatgattataaatagaaggcatccttagaagttagaacctaaataccaacccaaaaccttctaagtctcttaagcattgtcttggagagctcttaagagtttatatcattaactccacgatatgatatatatatatatatatatatatatatatatatatatatatatatatatatataaagggtttttctaatgtgtgccctaagggcacacattaagaAGTCATATAAGGAAAGATTCtcaggataattttattaaaaatgaCAATAATGAGTACATCTCAGGATATATTTATATTATGTCCAAAtggtgtttataatttttatataaaaacttatacatctcatttagcaaaaaagtaacataattttttttttttttttgaaaaatcatataattagattcgtggtaaataaatgctagcattagaatatagtatcatattatttgcacatattttagttacgataagaagttaaaaaaaatgtactatacgaatattaataaatagtactcctatagtatttgcttattattattaaactgggttagatgtcgaattaggtgtgaaaaagatggtgtatttctaagtatattatttgtcccacattgaaaaataatataggtgtggtaaatatactacatataaatagttgaattgtcccacattagaagattatcatgaggtggggtatcacatgattataaatatgagtcataacttaggggtatcaatccaaaatcttttgaatcgcttaaaaattatcttagagtgttcttataagagtttgtattaacagcaaaccttagttacaacaataccatacaaatattaatcacgtagatatttataaaagcgattatatattactatattagtgatattataatgtttattttaacacaatcgatagtataataattttatttaagataaagtcataattaaaaaataaaatgggtgctaaatatacataaatttgtttgtgtcatataatgataatctctgcactaaaatagaaaatttatgaaaatggaaaaaaaatgtacgaatataaatagatagtataatattttctcattattaaatcgggttggatatcgaaataggtgcaaaaaagatggtgtactttttcgtgtgttatttgtcccacattgaaaaatagtgtagatgtggtaaatatactacatataaatagttgaattgtcccacatagGTGTGGTGATCTTAAAacttaatttaggaaagtattataaataatattttttgatgtaaaaaataaagtggagaatcttttaattattataaaatttatttcctatattatattcaagtgatgtttctaattttcatataaaaaattttacatttcatttggcaaaaaaatatcattaagaaaattatgaaaataacataatttgattcgtggtaaaaatgatatcattagcttatagatttcatatatttgtacatatataaaattgtgtacttcttagtatgttatatgtctcacattgaaaaataatgtaggattatataaaaataatagaattgtcccacatcgaaagattaacataagatgtagtggtcttatgattatgaATATGAGGCATCTttgaaacttaggtatcaacctaaTATCTTTTGCGTttcttaaataagatgttttgacttttgatcatatctaaataaatgattagacataagatgtaaatattaagaccttataaccaattttttttaactaagttaattaccccgttgcaacgcacgggcatccaaactagtaaTTGAAGAAATTTGTGTATTTTTGGCGGAGGTAAAGAGTAACAATAGAGAGAATCCGGTTGATGTTTTTTTAATCATGGGTAGATAAATGGAAAGTTTGATACAAAAAGTACTATAATGAGTAAAatgcgtactgcgaaaataaactatgattttttttttgggtacaaATATTCATAATGAATGATGATCTGTAAAAATAATAAACAAAGACTCCCTCCGGTtcgattatttgtttacatttggagGAAATACTTACACATGACCAGGACGGGGGAGTAGAAAGGAAAACAAATTTGCTATAAACTAGCTGTCATATGTGATATATGCAAGTGAATATGGAGGAAATAATTTCAATTTCAATGATACATTGAATATAATTAAAAGATACATAAAAGATATGATGATATATATTGATTTTGTTTTTGGTGCAAATGGTATATATTGATTCTCAATATTCTTTACAGTATATAcgtcattttttttatttcaaacgAGATCGACTTCATATCTTCTCTATTTATTACAGAGATTGAACAAATTTTAAAAACATAAACTATACTTTATTAAAATTAAAACACATACGGATTAATAATTGGATACAAAAAAATCGTCTACAACACAATTCAGGTGATTCTTTTACGTGCAACCATTACCCAATTAGCAACCAAACAAATAATTCAAATATTCTACATCTATTTTTCTATATTACACACATCGAAGATGAGCCAAATAGTTTACAATATCTTCCAGTTCATCACGGCTATAAAAGGGAGGTCCATTTGGTAGAAAACTTCATCACAACAAAGCTGTTTACATTCATTCGATACATATTTTGTGTTATATTATATAATATATTTCTAAATTTTGAGCTTATTCTTAGTATTATTAAGCTATGGCAGCATCGGCAGGCCTTTTGAAGCGAACGTTAGTCGGAGAAGTTGAGATAAGAGAAGGTGCCGGTGATATATTCCATGACTTCCTTGCAAATAAGCCTCACCATCTTCCTAACGTTAACGGAGACCTTGTTCAAGCATGTGAATTGCATGAAGGTGCCTTTGGTACTCCTGGATCAACCATCGAGTGGACCTATACTGTTGGTAATCTCCTAATATTACGTAATATGTTTTCTGTTATGTATGGCGTATGTATTAGCTTTAGATCAATTTAACAACTTATGAATAGTTAACACTTATTAGCCTAGTGCTTAAGACTGGACTGTCGTGACAATGGGTCACGGGTTCGACATATCCGCCTATCCCCTATATTGTATTGGTCTTACACCTCATTTGAGATGCTAAGAGGGGTGAGAAATGGCTTAAACAAGTACACTGTATGTTTGTACTGTAATAATTATTGTATCATCATAAATTAACGTGAAATTATTATGATTATATATTTATGAAATATAGATGGAAAAAGGAAAACAATAAAGCAAAAACTCGAAGTGGTAGATGAAGAAAACAAGGTGATGAAGTTCAAGTGCATTGATGGAGAGCTAATGAAAGAGTATAACTATCTTATTGTCACTTTTGAAGCGGTTCCTGTGAGCAACGAAACAAGCAAAGTGATTTGGACATTTGAATATGAGAAGAAGCAGCCTGGTTTGCCAGAGCCAACTGCTGAAATGGATGCCCTTGTTACTTTAGCTAAAGAGATTGATGACCATCACCATGGCATTGGCAactaggctctcgatcgagtctatatactactccctccattccaatCATTTATTTCATATGTATGCCTTTAAGATTTAATGTGATGGTTTATACCTCGACTGTTTCTGTTTGTGTTATGTGTTATGTGATGGTGTGTACCTCTCGACTGTTTCTGAATGTAATATTGTGTGTATTAAGGTTCTTTTATGAAGAGTAATGTAAGCAAGTATTATCTAAAGTTATAGTACGTCTCTTCATCGTGATCTCCATAGCCTTCTCATAATAATAGCGATGAAGGGAGTAACGGACTGCTTCACCATCATACTCATTTATACTTGACGTACATATatctaaagacgggtcaaatagcttcaaagtggtgacattttttacccccaccaccccacttattgtttgtcctattaggattgtggtattgtatttggcccgtctttagttatagacggatatgtgccgtctataatgaaatTTTGTGTTATCTAATATAGGAGTTGTGCCATATTATTGAATGTAAACAATGCAACTAGATAGTCCAACGACGTACTATACATTCTCTCTTTTATTGttcaaatcgatttttttttattttattcagTTTTTTCATTATACAACGAAAATCTCTCAAACATTACTCTTATGAATTGTTAAGAATATTTATATTCAATTGCTCTCTCTTAAGGGACATATCTATTTTTAGATAAAACGAAATAGCACAACACTCTACTTGGGTAGTAGACTACTAGTAGGGTAGATGTGActaatgttttgctagttttATGTGTAAGATGGATATTCCCATCTCAAATGTGAAGTTATAATTTATGGTATGACCCATCTCAAACGGACATATCCTTTTAGTTGCCTTtccatcacaaaggttttgatttGAGAAATCCCCTTTGCAAAATCATTAAGCCTTTTAAGCATCTCAAGGGCGTGTTGAAGGGTTTTGTCCCTTTCACATTCAagtaggactcaagaaaagtcaaGTCAAGGAGGGTGCATTTGTCTTGCTCTACCCGTCCAAGAATGGTCCCGGCCACGAATCGTTCGCTAATCCtaatcaccgggtgttggatagcaaaagtgtaGCATCGTTTGAAAGAACTAAATTCTCTCCCGGAAATGGCTCTCCAAAGGTGGCCGATAGAGAGGTCGGAGGGTTTGTCGGTATCTTTATTTGGTACCTCAAGACCAAAGATTTCCGCAAAGTGCTCTAAGGTTATCCTATAAGACATATTGCAAAGACGGAATTCCATACCGACTTCTTTTCATGGATTAGTAACAACACAGAGGCTACATAGAAATTTTAATGTCAGGCTAAGGTAGGTGTCTTCATGAGAGTAAAACATCCTCTCAAGACC from Silene latifolia isolate original U9 population chromosome 3, ASM4854445v1, whole genome shotgun sequence harbors:
- the LOC141646109 gene encoding MLP-like protein 34, which produces MAASAGLLKRTLVGEVEIREGAGDIFHDFLANKPHHLPNVNGDLVQACELHEGAFGTPGSTIEWTYTVDGKRKTIKQKLEVVDEENKVMKFKCIDGELMKEYNYLIVTFEAVPVSNETSKVIWTFEYEKKQPGLPEPTAEMDALVTLAKEIDDHHHGIGN